From a region of the Sphingopyxis sp. YR583 genome:
- a CDS encoding DUF1489 domain-containing protein, protein MTRVAVGCADYPALQARIANYAQDGEIRFTTRFKPKRADELIGGKLHFIVKHTLVARVEILRFDDRSDGRIDIVCVAALERIHPQPKRAHQGWRYLADSDAPKGVDESDGLADLPPELYRELAELSLI, encoded by the coding sequence ATGACCCGCGTTGCCGTCGGCTGCGCCGACTATCCGGCGCTGCAGGCGCGGATCGCCAACTACGCACAGGATGGCGAAATCCGTTTCACGACGCGGTTCAAGCCGAAGCGTGCCGACGAGCTGATTGGCGGCAAGCTGCACTTCATCGTGAAACATACGCTGGTCGCGCGCGTCGAGATATTGCGCTTCGACGATCGCAGCGACGGGCGGATCGATATCGTTTGTGTCGCGGCGCTCGAGCGGATTCATCCGCAGCCCAAGCGTGCGCATCAGGGGTGGCGTTACCTTGCCGACAGCGATGCGCCGAAGGGCGTTGATGAGAGCGACGGGCTCGCCGATCTGCCGCCCGAACTCTATCGCGAACTGGCCGAACTCAGCCTGATCTAG
- a CDS encoding PTS sugar transporter subunit IIA — protein MNLSSLLYPATVRAHVQLDSKKALFPFVGDLAARSLGLDAGEVSEALLERERLGSTGFGRGIALPHAKMADLGGVRGLFLQLAKPIDFNAVDGLPVDLLFILLSPLDAGADHLKALAGVSRMLRNDAIAERLRGAKNDEALYALLADTETRDAA, from the coding sequence ATGAATCTTTCTTCCCTTCTCTATCCGGCGACCGTGCGCGCGCATGTTCAGCTCGATTCGAAAAAGGCGCTCTTTCCCTTCGTCGGCGATCTGGCGGCGCGTTCGCTCGGTCTCGATGCGGGCGAAGTCAGCGAAGCCTTGCTCGAACGCGAACGCCTGGGCTCGACCGGATTCGGGCGCGGGATCGCGCTGCCGCATGCCAAGATGGCTGACCTCGGCGGCGTGCGCGGGCTGTTCCTGCAACTCGCCAAGCCGATCGACTTCAACGCGGTCGACGGCTTGCCGGTCGACCTGCTCTTCATCCTGCTGTCGCCGCTCGACGCCGGCGCCGATCATTTGAAGGCGCTTGCCGGCGTTTCGCGCATGCTGCGCAACGATGCGATCGCCGAACGGCTGCGCGGTGCGAAGAATGACGAAGCGCTCTATGCGCTGCTGGCCGACACCGAAACGCGTGACGCGGCGTAA
- a CDS encoding antibiotic biosynthesis monooxygenase family protein produces the protein MAVIEHALLPVRAGSEAAFEAAIGEARPLIKASPGFISMQIRRPTATGQPYLLLVEWTSVADHRDGFRQSDRYQQWRALLHRFYDPMPEVSYFGEPL, from the coding sequence ATGGCCGTGATCGAACATGCGTTGCTTCCCGTGCGTGCGGGAAGCGAAGCGGCGTTCGAGGCGGCCATCGGCGAAGCGCGGCCGCTCATCAAGGCGTCGCCAGGCTTTATCTCCATGCAAATCCGGCGCCCGACGGCAACGGGACAGCCTTATCTGTTATTGGTCGAATGGACGTCGGTCGCGGATCATCGCGACGGCTTTCGGCAATCGGATCGCTATCAGCAATGGCGAGCGTTGCTGCATCGCTTTTATGACCCTATGCCAGAGGTCAGCTATTTCGGAGAGCCGCTGTGA
- the rho gene encoding transcription termination factor Rho has protein sequence MHLKELKTKAPAQLVEMAEELGVEGASTLRKQDLMFSILKELAEEGEEIIGSGTIEVLPDSFGFLRSSDANYLAGPDDIYVSPNQVRKYGLRTGDTVEGEIRAPKDGERYFALTKLIKVNFDDPEAVRHRVNFDNLTPLYPNQKLSLDTVDPTVKDKSARVIDLVSPQGKGQRALIVAPPRTGKTVLLQNIAKAITDNHPEVYLIVLLVDERPEEVTDMQRSVNGEVVSSTFDEPATRHVQVAEMVIEKAKRLVEHKKDVVILLDSITRLGRAYNTVVPSSGKVLTGGVDANALQRPKRFFGAARNIEEGGSLSIIATALIDTGSRMDEVIFEEFKGTGNSEIVLDRKVADKRIFPSLDVGKSGTRKEELLVEKDKLSKMWVLRRILMQMGTVDAMEFLLDKIKDSKTNEDFFDSMNQ, from the coding sequence ATGCATCTCAAAGAACTCAAAACCAAAGCGCCCGCCCAGCTTGTCGAAATGGCGGAAGAACTGGGCGTCGAGGGCGCGTCGACGCTGCGCAAGCAGGACCTGATGTTCTCGATCCTGAAGGAACTCGCCGAGGAGGGCGAGGAAATCATCGGATCGGGCACGATCGAGGTTCTCCCGGACTCGTTCGGTTTCCTGCGCTCGTCGGACGCCAATTATCTCGCCGGCCCCGACGACATCTACGTCTCGCCGAACCAGGTCCGCAAATATGGCCTGCGCACCGGCGACACAGTCGAAGGCGAAATCCGCGCGCCGAAGGACGGCGAGCGCTATTTCGCGCTAACCAAGCTGATCAAGGTCAATTTCGACGATCCTGAAGCGGTGCGTCACCGCGTCAATTTCGACAACCTCACGCCGCTCTATCCGAACCAGAAGCTGTCGCTCGACACCGTCGATCCGACGGTCAAGGACAAGTCGGCGCGCGTCATCGACCTCGTCAGCCCGCAGGGCAAGGGCCAGCGCGCGCTGATCGTCGCGCCGCCGCGCACGGGTAAGACGGTGCTGTTGCAGAATATCGCCAAGGCGATCACCGACAATCATCCCGAAGTCTATCTGATCGTCCTCCTCGTCGACGAACGTCCCGAGGAAGTCACCGACATGCAGCGCAGCGTGAACGGCGAGGTCGTTTCCTCGACCTTCGACGAACCCGCGACGCGTCACGTCCAGGTCGCCGAAATGGTGATCGAAAAGGCGAAGCGTCTCGTCGAGCATAAGAAGGATGTCGTCATCCTGCTCGACTCGATCACGCGCCTCGGCCGCGCCTACAACACCGTTGTTCCGTCGTCGGGCAAGGTGCTGACCGGCGGTGTCGATGCAAACGCACTCCAGCGTCCGAAGCGCTTCTTCGGTGCCGCGCGCAACATCGAGGAGGGCGGTTCGCTGTCGATCATAGCGACCGCGCTGATCGATACCGGCAGCCGCATGGACGAAGTCATCTTCGAAGAATTCAAGGGCACGGGTAACTCGGAAATCGTGCTCGACCGCAAGGTCGCCGACAAGCGCATCTTCCCGTCGCTCGACGTCGGCAAGTCGGGCACGCGCAAGGAAGAATTGCTCGTCGAGAAGGACAAGCTCAGCAAAATGTGGGTGCTGCGTCGCATCCTCATGCAGATGGGTACAGTCGATGCGATGGAATTCCTGCTCGACAAGATCAAGGATTCGAAGACCAACGAGGATTTCTTCGACAGCATGAACCAGTAA
- a CDS encoding pyruvate, water dikinase regulatory protein, translating to MGRLHLHLISDSTGETLENIAKAAIAQFDDVEVVRHFWPMVRSESHLDRIMAEVQASPGMILFTLVNGELRVSLERRASAQGLPTVAALDAVTDALSRMLGQEAKARPGRQHQLDAAYFARVEAIQFTVAHDDGIGWENWEQADIVLAGVSRTSKTPTSIYLANRGFKTANIPIVPESPPPNALFNLKRPMVVGLTTGLDRLVQVRRNRLLSLNQAPETAYVDDERVKAELAYARRMFADNGWPVIDVTRRSIEETAAAVIKLVEDRGAA from the coding sequence ATGGGCCGGCTTCACCTGCATCTCATATCCGACTCCACGGGCGAGACACTCGAAAATATCGCCAAGGCGGCGATCGCGCAGTTCGACGATGTCGAGGTCGTGCGCCATTTCTGGCCGATGGTGCGATCGGAATCGCATCTCGACCGCATCATGGCCGAGGTGCAGGCGAGCCCCGGCATGATCCTTTTCACGCTGGTCAACGGCGAGCTGCGCGTCAGCCTCGAGCGCCGCGCGAGTGCGCAGGGCCTGCCGACGGTTGCCGCGCTCGATGCGGTCACCGATGCGCTGTCGCGGATGCTCGGACAAGAGGCGAAGGCGCGTCCCGGCCGCCAGCACCAGCTCGACGCCGCCTATTTCGCGCGGGTCGAGGCGATCCAGTTCACCGTCGCGCACGATGACGGCATCGGCTGGGAAAATTGGGAACAGGCGGACATCGTGCTCGCGGGCGTATCGCGTACCTCGAAAACCCCGACGAGCATCTATCTCGCCAATCGCGGTTTCAAGACCGCGAATATCCCCATCGTCCCCGAATCGCCGCCGCCGAATGCGCTGTTCAACCTGAAGCGGCCGATGGTCGTCGGCCTCACCACCGGGCTCGACCGGCTCGTACAGGTCCGTCGCAACCGGTTGCTCTCGCTCAACCAGGCCCCCGAAACCGCTTATGTCGACGACGAACGCGTGAAGGCCGAACTCGCCTATGCGCGCCGCATGTTCGCTGACAATGGCTGGCCGGTGATCGACGTCACGCGCCGCTCGATCGAGGAAACCGCCGCCGCGGTGATCAAGCTCGTCGAGGACCGCGGCGCCGCATGA
- the hemE gene encoding uroporphyrinogen decarboxylase, protein MKASPKSLLATLRGVRQERPSLWLMRQAGRYLPEYRALRETKGGFLELCYDPEAAAEVTLQPIRRFGFDGSILFSDILVIPHALGQHLWFEAGEGPRLAPPLVDSTLASLETAHQRLDPVYATVARVAAALPPETTFLGFAGSPWTVATYMVAGQGSKDQAAARRMAFGDPAAFQAIIDAIVDLSVTYLSGQIENGVDAVQLFDSWAGSLSPAQYEQWVIAPNAEIVRRLKALHPNTPIIGFPKGAGGKLRAYADETGVDAIGLDETVDPVWADAALPSHLPVQGNLDPLALVAGGSALDMAIDRILAAFPSRPHIFNLGHGIVPDTPIAHVEHLIKRVRGG, encoded by the coding sequence GTGAAGGCGTCACCGAAGAGCTTGCTGGCAACGTTGCGCGGGGTGCGTCAGGAGCGCCCGTCCCTTTGGCTTATGCGCCAGGCTGGACGCTATCTGCCCGAATATCGCGCCCTTCGCGAAACCAAGGGTGGTTTCCTCGAGCTGTGCTACGACCCAGAGGCGGCGGCCGAAGTGACGTTGCAGCCGATCCGGCGCTTCGGTTTCGACGGCTCGATCCTCTTTTCCGACATTCTCGTCATTCCGCATGCGCTCGGCCAACATTTGTGGTTCGAGGCAGGCGAGGGTCCGCGCCTCGCACCGCCACTGGTCGACAGCACGCTGGCGTCGCTCGAGACGGCGCACCAGCGGCTCGATCCGGTCTATGCCACCGTCGCGCGCGTGGCTGCGGCATTGCCGCCCGAAACGACCTTCCTCGGCTTTGCAGGAAGCCCCTGGACGGTCGCGACCTATATGGTGGCGGGGCAGGGGTCGAAGGATCAGGCGGCGGCGCGGCGGATGGCGTTCGGCGATCCGGCGGCGTTCCAGGCGATCATCGACGCGATCGTCGATTTGAGCGTCACCTATTTGTCGGGCCAGATCGAAAATGGCGTCGATGCCGTGCAATTGTTCGACAGTTGGGCCGGCAGCCTGAGCCCCGCGCAATATGAGCAATGGGTGATCGCGCCCAATGCCGAGATCGTGCGGCGACTGAAGGCGCTCCATCCCAATACGCCGATCATCGGCTTTCCAAAGGGGGCCGGCGGCAAGCTGCGCGCCTATGCCGACGAGACGGGCGTCGATGCGATTGGGCTCGACGAGACGGTCGATCCCGTTTGGGCGGATGCGGCCTTGCCGTCACATCTTCCCGTACAGGGCAATCTCGACCCGCTGGCGCTCGTCGCGGGCGGCAGCGCGCTCGATATGGCGATCGACCGTATCCTTGCGGCTTTCCCTTCGCGTCCCCATATCTTCAATCTCGGCCATGGCATCGTGCCCGACACGCCGATCGCCCATGTCGAACATCTGATCAAACGCGTTCGCGGCGGGTAA
- the dnaQ gene encoding DNA polymerase III subunit epsilon, which yields MREIIFDTETTGFDPRNGDRLVEIGCVELVDRRETGVTFHAYFNPERDMPAAAEAVHGLSIGFLSDKPLFATRVDELIEFLGDAPLVAHNAVFDFGFVNAELARAGRPALDMARMCCTVQMARKLHPGAKHSLDALCTRYGIDRSHRVKHGALLDAELLAHLYIEMTGGRQIGLGLAASAVDMASSEVAAPASRRPDRPFREPRPHMASAAELARHAEFVAGLNRPLWLDTV from the coding sequence ATGCGTGAGATTATTTTCGATACCGAAACCACGGGTTTCGATCCCAGGAACGGGGACAGGCTGGTCGAAATCGGGTGTGTCGAACTGGTCGACCGCCGCGAAACCGGCGTCACCTTTCACGCTTATTTCAATCCCGAACGTGACATGCCCGCCGCCGCCGAAGCCGTGCATGGCCTGTCGATCGGGTTCCTGTCGGACAAGCCGCTGTTCGCGACTCGCGTCGACGAACTGATCGAGTTTCTCGGCGATGCGCCGCTCGTCGCGCACAATGCCGTCTTCGATTTCGGCTTCGTCAATGCCGAACTCGCCCGCGCCGGCCGGCCGGCGCTCGACATGGCGCGCATGTGCTGCACCGTGCAAATGGCGCGCAAGCTCCATCCCGGCGCGAAGCACAGCCTCGATGCGCTCTGCACGCGCTATGGCATCGACCGCAGCCACCGCGTCAAGCATGGCGCGTTGCTCGACGCCGAACTCCTCGCGCATCTCTATATCGAAATGACCGGCGGCCGGCAGATCGGCCTCGGACTCGCCGCTTCGGCGGTGGACATGGCATCGTCGGAAGTGGCGGCGCCTGCGTCGCGGCGTCCCGACCGCCCCTTTCGCGAACCCCGTCCCCATATGGCGTCGGCCGCCGAACTCGCGCGCCACGCCGAATTTGTCGCAGGGCTGAACCGGCCGCTGTGGCTCGATACGGTGTGA
- the aroE gene encoding shikimate dehydrogenase: MNAPYAEVIGDPIAQSKSPLIHGFWLEALGLSGDYRRAHVKPDELAAYIAERRTDPDWRGCNVTMPHKAAVMDLVDDPGDIRGSIGAMNTIVRQKDGTLIGTNTDAAGFYSPLAELDLEGAPVAVVGAGGAARAVLFALARANVGPVTILNRSPLKAMGLLASFGLKGEVVALDAQLPPVSLLVNSSSLGMKGQPPLDLDLSPLADDAIVYDLVYSPLQTGLLKAAEARGLDTVDGLDMLIGQAALAFELFFGKSPPEGRDEELRALLTA, encoded by the coding sequence ATGAACGCGCCCTATGCAGAAGTGATCGGCGATCCGATCGCCCAGTCGAAATCGCCGCTGATCCACGGCTTCTGGCTCGAGGCGCTCGGGCTCAGCGGCGATTATCGCCGCGCGCATGTGAAGCCCGACGAGCTCGCCGCCTATATCGCCGAGCGCCGCACCGACCCCGACTGGCGCGGTTGCAATGTCACCATGCCGCACAAGGCGGCCGTGATGGATCTGGTCGATGATCCCGGCGATATCCGCGGCTCGATCGGCGCGATGAACACGATCGTCCGGCAAAAGGATGGCACGCTGATCGGCACCAACACCGATGCCGCGGGCTTCTATTCGCCGCTCGCCGAACTCGATCTCGAGGGTGCGCCCGTCGCGGTCGTCGGCGCCGGCGGTGCGGCGCGCGCGGTGCTGTTCGCGCTCGCCCGCGCCAATGTCGGCCCGGTCACCATTCTCAATCGCAGCCCCTTGAAGGCGATGGGCCTGCTCGCGAGCTTCGGGCTGAAGGGCGAGGTCGTCGCCCTCGATGCGCAGCTCCCGCCGGTATCTCTGCTCGTCAATTCGAGCAGCCTCGGCATGAAGGGCCAGCCGCCGCTCGACCTCGACCTGTCGCCGCTCGCCGACGATGCGATCGTCTATGACCTCGTCTATTCGCCGCTTCAGACCGGATTGCTGAAGGCGGCCGAAGCGCGCGGGCTCGACACGGTCGACGGGCTCGACATGCTGATCGGACAGGCGGCGCTTGCCTTCGAGCTTTTCTTCGGCAAATCCCCGCCCGAGGGCCGCGACGAGGAACTCCGCGCGCTTTTGACCGCATGA
- the coaE gene encoding dephospho-CoA kinase (Dephospho-CoA kinase (CoaE) performs the final step in coenzyme A biosynthesis.) yields the protein MTHHRRPGSRLRRPFIIGLTGSIGMGKSTASAMFEREGVPVFDADAEVHRLQGPGGALVAAIEARFPGTTGPNGVDRQKLGAQVLGNTHELAALEAIIHPAVGRAQKRFLARHRARDVVVLDIPLLFEKGGWRRVGAIAVVSAPAWMQRKRVMRRRGMTAAKLKAIRRLQVADRVKRSRADFIIETGRPKSETHRQIRFIASCFRAR from the coding sequence ATGACCCATCACCGCCGTCCCGGTTCGCGGCTCCGCCGCCCCTTCATCATCGGGCTCACCGGGTCGATCGGCATGGGAAAATCGACCGCTTCGGCGATGTTCGAGCGTGAAGGCGTACCGGTGTTCGACGCCGATGCCGAGGTCCACCGGCTGCAGGGCCCCGGCGGGGCGCTCGTTGCAGCGATCGAGGCGCGCTTTCCCGGCACGACCGGGCCGAACGGGGTCGACCGCCAGAAACTCGGCGCGCAGGTGCTCGGCAACACGCACGAACTCGCGGCGCTTGAAGCGATCATTCACCCCGCGGTCGGCCGGGCGCAGAAACGCTTTCTTGCGCGCCACCGCGCGCGCGATGTCGTCGTGCTCGATATTCCCCTGCTCTTCGAAAAGGGTGGCTGGCGACGCGTCGGCGCGATCGCCGTGGTCTCGGCGCCGGCATGGATGCAGCGCAAGCGCGTGATGCGCCGCCGCGGCATGACCGCCGCAAAGCTGAAAGCGATCCGCCGGCTGCAGGTTGCCGATCGGGTCAAGCGATCGCGCGCCGATTTCATCATCGAAACGGGCCGCCCCAAAAGCGAGACGCATCGCCAGATTCGCTTCATCGCCTCTTGTTTCCGGGCACGATAA
- the hpf gene encoding ribosome hibernation-promoting factor, HPF/YfiA family: MEIRVSGHQIETGEALQSHVSDRMNAIADKYFSRAIGAHATFGKGPHDSFQCDIVAHVMQGLVLKGHGQAQDAHVAFEGAAERIEKQLRRYMRRLKDHNNGVAAPSPTVDEIEDNAGYTVFDAGSEEDAGDAPAIIAETRVDIPSSSVSDAVMMLDLRNTNALLFVNSKTGTHNMVYRRDDGTIGWVEPR; the protein is encoded by the coding sequence ATGGAAATCCGCGTCTCTGGCCACCAGATCGAAACCGGCGAAGCGCTGCAGTCGCACGTATCGGATCGGATGAACGCGATTGCCGACAAATATTTCTCCCGCGCGATCGGGGCGCACGCGACCTTCGGCAAGGGGCCGCACGACAGTTTCCAGTGCGACATCGTCGCGCATGTGATGCAGGGTTTGGTGCTGAAAGGGCACGGCCAGGCGCAGGACGCACATGTCGCGTTCGAGGGTGCGGCCGAACGCATCGAAAAGCAGCTTCGGCGCTATATGCGTCGATTGAAGGATCACAATAATGGCGTGGCGGCACCCTCGCCGACCGTCGACGAGATCGAGGATAATGCCGGCTACACCGTTTTCGATGCCGGTAGCGAAGAGGATGCGGGCGACGCGCCGGCAATCATCGCCGAAACGCGCGTCGATATTCCGAGCAGCAGCGTGTCCGACGCGGTGATGATGCTCGACCTGCGCAACACCAACGCGCTGCTCTTCGTCAACAGCAAGACCGGCACGCATAATATGGTCTATCGCCGCGACGACGGGACGATCGGTTGGGTCGAACCACGATAA
- a CDS encoding TerC family protein, which translates to MWDAIVKDFSNITEPAALAAFVQVLMIDLVLAGDNAIVVGALAAGLPADQRKKVILIGVLAALVLRIAFALVVQQLMGIVGLIFIGGILLAWVAWKMWRELRHTGQSHGSPEIEGDEHSGLKPAKSFAGAAWAVAVADVSMSLDNVLAVAGAAREHPGIMIVGLIFAVALMGVAANIIAKYIERYRWIAYIGLAVIVYVAVKMIYEGWVDPGVGVGTLFG; encoded by the coding sequence ATGTGGGATGCGATCGTCAAGGATTTCTCGAACATCACCGAGCCTGCGGCTTTGGCCGCGTTCGTGCAGGTTTTGATGATCGACCTCGTGCTTGCGGGCGACAATGCGATCGTGGTCGGTGCGCTCGCTGCGGGACTTCCCGCCGATCAGCGCAAAAAGGTCATCCTGATCGGCGTGCTCGCCGCGTTGGTGCTGCGCATCGCCTTTGCGCTCGTCGTGCAACAGTTGATGGGCATCGTCGGGTTGATCTTCATCGGCGGCATCCTGCTTGCGTGGGTGGCATGGAAAATGTGGCGCGAACTGCGCCACACCGGCCAGTCGCATGGTTCGCCCGAGATCGAAGGCGACGAGCATTCGGGTCTGAAGCCCGCCAAAAGCTTTGCCGGTGCCGCCTGGGCGGTCGCTGTTGCCGACGTGTCGATGAGCCTCGACAATGTGCTCGCGGTCGCCGGTGCGGCGCGCGAGCATCCGGGCATCATGATCGTCGGGCTGATCTTTGCCGTCGCGCTGATGGGCGTCGCGGCGAACATCATCGCCAAATATATCGAGCGCTACCGCTGGATCGCTTACATCGGCCTGGCCGTCATCGTCTATGTCGCGGTGAAGATGATCTACGAAGGCTGGGTCGATCCCGGCGTCGGGGTCGGGACGCTCTTCGGCTAA
- a CDS encoding CopD family protein, protein MLWVKAAHIIFVIFLMAGLFMMPRFFVYHHQAPVGSDEDRKWIEREDRLRRIILNPSLVIVWIFGLMLAFNGDYWREGWFIAKLLLVLALSGYHGWMIGYFKKLKKGERPLSEKQLRMLNEVPGVAAAIIVVLVVVRP, encoded by the coding sequence ATGCTTTGGGTCAAAGCGGCGCATATCATTTTCGTGATCTTCCTGATGGCCGGCCTGTTCATGATGCCGCGCTTTTTCGTCTATCATCATCAGGCACCCGTCGGGTCCGACGAGGACAGGAAATGGATCGAGCGCGAGGACCGGTTGCGCCGGATCATCCTGAACCCGTCGCTGGTCATCGTCTGGATCTTCGGACTGATGCTCGCCTTTAACGGCGATTATTGGCGCGAGGGCTGGTTCATTGCCAAATTGCTGCTCGTGCTGGCGCTGTCGGGCTATCACGGCTGGATGATCGGCTATTTCAAGAAATTGAAGAAGGGCGAGCGGCCGCTCAGCGAAAAGCAGCTTCGCATGCTCAACGAGGTTCCCGGCGTCGCCGCGGCGATCATCGTCGTGCTGGTCGTCGTTCGGCCCTGA
- a CDS encoding cell wall hydrolase codes for MSRILNVAGMAAVGMTAASMLLLAEPGFASDLAADANIPAIILPGTDAPAADETADLSTDAELPVDDSKKTEDDVAPEPKPAPVTADSLAELVAATPKPADIDPELRCLAGAVYFESRGESLPGQLAVAHVVINRAQSGRFPKSLCGVVHQKSQFSFVRGGKMPAVRNAAQWNNAVAIAQIARDGSWKNHAPGALFFHARYVSPGWRKTRIAQIDNHIFYR; via the coding sequence ATGAGTCGCATTTTGAACGTAGCCGGCATGGCTGCCGTCGGCATGACTGCCGCCTCCATGCTGCTTTTGGCGGAACCGGGCTTTGCAAGCGATCTTGCAGCCGACGCCAATATCCCCGCGATCATCCTGCCGGGTACCGATGCGCCGGCCGCGGATGAAACGGCGGACCTCTCGACCGATGCCGAACTGCCGGTCGATGACAGCAAGAAAACCGAAGACGATGTCGCTCCCGAGCCGAAGCCGGCGCCGGTGACCGCCGATTCGCTCGCCGAACTCGTCGCCGCGACGCCGAAACCCGCCGACATCGATCCCGAACTGCGCTGCCTCGCCGGCGCGGTCTATTTCGAATCGCGCGGCGAATCGCTTCCCGGCCAGCTCGCGGTCGCGCATGTCGTGATCAATCGCGCCCAATCGGGCCGTTTCCCCAAGAGCCTCTGCGGTGTTGTCCACCAGAAGAGCCAGTTCAGCTTCGTGCGCGGTGGCAAGATGCCCGCGGTGCGCAACGCGGCGCAGTGGAACAATGCCGTTGCGATCGCGCAGATCGCGCGCGACGGCAGCTGGAAGAACCACGCCCCCGGCGCGCTCTTCTTCCACGCGCGCTACGTCTCGCCGGGCTGGCGCAAGACGCGCATCGCGCAGATCGACAACCACATCTTCTATCGTTGA
- a CDS encoding Maf family protein, whose translation MTLLLASQSSGRAAMLRAAGLTFETSAAHVDEEALTASLLAAGQTPRNIADALAEAKAIKISSRLPGVTVIGADSTLALDDGMMLAKPESPEDAARHLRRMAGTRHRLFSAAVAARDGAPVWRAIGEAKLWMRPLSDAFIADYVAQNWDSIRWTVGCYEIEGAGVQLFERVEGDPWTIIGMPMLPLLAWLRTTGLAPQ comes from the coding sequence ATGACGCTTCTCCTCGCCTCGCAAAGCAGCGGCCGCGCCGCGATGCTCCGTGCCGCCGGGCTCACTTTCGAAACCTCCGCCGCGCATGTCGACGAAGAAGCGCTCACCGCTTCGTTGCTCGCTGCCGGTCAGACACCGCGCAACATTGCTGACGCGCTCGCCGAGGCGAAGGCGATCAAAATCTCTTCGCGGCTTCCGGGCGTTACGGTGATCGGCGCTGACTCCACCCTCGCGCTCGACGACGGAATGATGCTCGCCAAGCCCGAAAGCCCCGAAGACGCCGCGCGCCATCTCCGCCGCATGGCGGGCACGCGCCACCGGCTGTTCAGCGCCGCGGTCGCCGCGCGCGACGGTGCGCCCGTCTGGCGCGCGATCGGCGAAGCGAAGCTGTGGATGCGTCCCTTGTCGGATGCCTTTATCGCCGACTATGTCGCGCAAAACTGGGACAGCATTCGCTGGACCGTCGGCTGTTACGAAATCGAAGGAGCGGGCGTGCAATTGTTCGAACGGGTCGAGGGCGACCCCTGGACCATCATCGGCATGCCGATGCTTCCCTTGCTGGCGTGGCTCCGCACCACCGGGCTGGCGCCGCAATGA
- a CDS encoding DUF1491 family protein, whose product MTRLKSRFLVDLLLRRTEAAGGFAAVLASGDENSGIILVQCSERGEPGPLLERRFSPTGHYIWEAVGPTDPKDGESRANYQDRRRKADPDLWLIELDIADAPQLVAEWAALT is encoded by the coding sequence GTGACTCGGCTTAAAAGCCGCTTCCTCGTCGACCTGCTGCTTCGCCGTACCGAAGCGGCCGGTGGATTTGCTGCGGTGCTTGCCAGTGGCGACGAAAATTCCGGCATCATTCTCGTCCAGTGCAGCGAGCGCGGCGAACCGGGACCATTGCTCGAACGTCGCTTTTCGCCGACCGGCCACTATATTTGGGAGGCCGTCGGTCCAACCGACCCAAAAGATGGTGAATCGCGCGCAAACTATCAGGATCGGCGGCGAAAGGCCGATCCCGACCTGTGGCTGATCGAACTGGATATCGCAGATGCGCCACAACTCGTCGCGGAGTGGGCTGCGTTAACTTGA